Proteins found in one Rhodobacter capsulatus SB 1003 genomic segment:
- a CDS encoding YbaB/EbfC family nucleoid-associated protein gives MFKGLGQLGDMAKMMKAAKEMQERMLTLQEELGRMIVIGEAGGGLVKARVTAKGELTGLDIDPTILVASEKEVVEDLIVAAVKDAQARAQDKAGEEQRKLMTELGLPADMGLPG, from the coding sequence ATGTTCAAGGGACTGGGACAGCTTGGCGACATGGCCAAGATGATGAAAGCGGCCAAGGAAATGCAGGAGCGCATGCTGACCCTGCAGGAAGAGCTGGGCCGGATGATCGTCATCGGCGAAGCGGGCGGCGGTCTGGTGAAGGCGCGCGTCACCGCCAAGGGCGAGCTGACCGGCCTTGATATCGACCCGACGATCCTTGTCGCCTCGGAAAAGGAAGTGGTCGAGGATCTGATCGTCGCCGCGGTCAAGGATGCGCAGGCGCGCGCGCAGGACAAGGCCGGCGAGGAACAGCGCAAGCTGATGACCGAGCTTGGCCTGCCCGCCGACATGGGCCTGCCCGGCTGA
- a CDS encoding DNA polymerase III subunit gamma/tau: MTDADSPAATSSGYQVLARKYRPATFADLIGQEAMVRTLKNAFAASRIAQAFIMTGIRGTGKTTTARIIAKGLNCIGPDGTGQPTTEPCLVCEHCRAIAEGRHVDVLEMDAASRTGVGDIREIIESVNYRAASARYKVYIIDEVHMLSTSAFNALLKTLEEPPAHVKFIFATTEIRKVPVTVLSRCQRFDLRRIEPEVMINHLSKVATKENAQIAEDALALITRAAEGSVRDAMSLLDQAISHGAGETTADQVRAMLGLADRARVLDLFDMILKGDAAAALTELGAQYSDGADPMAVLRDLAEITHWVSVIKITPEAAEDPTVPPEERTRGQAMAQAIPMRVLSRLWQMLLKAIEEVSSAPNAMMAAEMALIRLTHVADLPDPETLMRKVMAGPGAAGGHGPSQGGGGGGGPRAEATTRHMMGGRPLSVQGSAALAVSPAASALAKYARFEDVVALIGRMRDVKLLVEVEKGVRLVHYAPGRIEFEPAPGAPRDLAQTLAQRLQGWTGARWGVSVVSEGGAATIDETRNAATLAAEAEARAENRVVQAIFAAFPTAKFEDIVLSDALEAEQTAEALPEVEDEWDPFEDG; this comes from the coding sequence GCATCGCGCAGGCCTTCATCATGACCGGCATCCGCGGCACCGGCAAAACCACCACCGCGCGGATCATCGCCAAGGGGCTGAACTGCATCGGCCCCGACGGCACCGGCCAGCCGACGACCGAACCCTGTCTGGTCTGCGAGCATTGCCGCGCCATCGCCGAGGGGCGGCATGTCGATGTGCTGGAAATGGACGCGGCCTCGCGCACCGGGGTCGGCGACATCCGCGAGATCATCGAAAGCGTGAACTACCGGGCGGCCTCGGCGCGCTACAAGGTCTATATCATCGACGAAGTCCACATGCTCTCGACCTCGGCCTTCAACGCGCTTTTGAAAACACTCGAGGAACCGCCCGCGCATGTGAAATTCATCTTCGCCACGACCGAAATCCGCAAGGTGCCGGTCACGGTCCTGTCGCGCTGCCAGCGCTTCGATCTGCGCCGGATCGAGCCCGAGGTGATGATCAACCACCTCTCCAAGGTCGCGACCAAGGAAAATGCGCAGATCGCCGAAGATGCGCTGGCGCTGATCACCCGCGCCGCCGAGGGGTCCGTCCGCGATGCGATGTCGCTTCTGGATCAGGCGATTTCGCATGGCGCGGGGGAAACCACGGCCGATCAGGTCCGCGCCATGCTGGGTCTGGCCGACCGCGCCCGGGTGCTGGATCTGTTTGACATGATCCTCAAGGGCGATGCGGCCGCGGCGCTGACCGAACTTGGGGCGCAATACAGCGACGGCGCCGATCCGATGGCGGTTCTGCGCGATCTGGCCGAAATCACGCATTGGGTCTCGGTGATCAAGATCACCCCCGAGGCCGCCGAGGATCCGACCGTGCCGCCCGAGGAACGCACTCGCGGTCAGGCGATGGCGCAGGCGATCCCGATGCGGGTGCTGAGCCGCCTGTGGCAGATGTTGCTCAAGGCGATCGAAGAGGTGTCTTCGGCGCCGAATGCGATGATGGCGGCGGAAATGGCGCTGATCCGGCTGACCCATGTCGCCGATCTGCCCGACCCGGAAACGCTGATGCGCAAGGTGATGGCGGGCCCCGGCGCCGCGGGCGGGCATGGCCCGTCGCAGGGCGGCGGCGGTGGCGGCGGGCCGCGCGCCGAAGCCACGACGCGGCACATGATGGGCGGGCGGCCGCTGTCGGTGCAGGGATCGGCGGCGCTGGCGGTGTCGCCCGCGGCCTCGGCCCTGGCGAAATATGCGCGCTTTGAAGATGTCGTGGCGCTGATCGGCCGGATGCGCGACGTGAAGCTGCTGGTCGAGGTTGAAAAAGGGGTGCGGCTCGTGCATTACGCGCCGGGCCGGATCGAATTCGAACCCGCCCCCGGGGCGCCGCGCGATCTGGCGCAGACCCTGGCGCAGCGGCTGCAGGGCTGGACCGGCGCGCGCTGGGGGGTTTCGGTCGTCTCCGAAGGCGGGGCCGCCACGATCGACGAGACCCGCAATGCCGCCACCCTCGCCGCCGAGGCCGAGGCGCGGGCGGAAAACCGCGTCGTGCAGGCGATCTTCGCCGCTTTCCCGACGGCGAAATTCGAAGACATCGTGCTGTCGGACGCGCTCGAGGCCGAACAGACCGCCGAGGCCCTGCCCGAGGTCGAGGACGAATGGGACCCGTTCGAAGACGGCTGA
- the fzlA gene encoding FtsZ-binding protein FzlA: MNRLYHVALSPFCRKVRLTLAEKRIEVELVEERYWEKSTDFLRRNPAGKVPVLRYDNRLFSESQAICEYLDEVVPGPPLMPRDADARYEVRRLCTWFDDKFNTEVTAKVMGERVWKKVQKKGYPDSKTVKEGLGAIKYHIDYMAWLLDSRRWLAGDVMTLADFAAAAHLSCLDYISDVDWHRSEAVKEWYAKIKSRPAFRSLLADQLPGVPPSPQYAELDF; the protein is encoded by the coding sequence ATGAACCGCCTATATCACGTTGCTCTCTCGCCCTTTTGCCGCAAGGTGCGGCTCACGCTCGCCGAAAAACGCATCGAGGTCGAGCTGGTCGAAGAGCGCTACTGGGAAAAAAGCACCGATTTCCTGCGCCGCAACCCGGCCGGGAAAGTGCCGGTGCTGCGCTATGACAACCGGCTGTTTTCGGAAAGTCAGGCGATCTGCGAATATCTCGACGAGGTGGTGCCCGGCCCGCCGCTGATGCCGCGCGACGCCGATGCGCGTTACGAGGTCCGCCGCCTCTGCACCTGGTTCGACGACAAGTTCAACACCGAGGTCACCGCCAAGGTGATGGGCGAACGGGTCTGGAAGAAAGTGCAGAAAAAGGGCTATCCGGACAGCAAGACGGTCAAGGAGGGCCTCGGCGCGATCAAGTATCACATCGATTACATGGCCTGGCTTCTGGACAGCCGCCGCTGGCTGGCGGGCGACGTGATGACCCTGGCCGATTTCGCCGCCGCCGCGCATCTGAGCTGTCTTGACTATATCTCGGACGTGGATTGGCACCGGTCCGAAGCGGTGAAGGAATGGTATGCGAAGATCAAGTCGCGCCCGGCCTTTCGCTCGCTTCTGGCAGATCAGCTGCCCGGGGTGCCGCCCTCGCCGCAATATGCGGAACTTGATTTCTGA
- the recR gene encoding recombination mediator RecR produces the protein MSGPRDEIEALIAQMARLPGLGPRSARRAVLHLLRKREGQMAPLAAALSRVAETARDCPICGNIAMGASCEICDSPARAIGEICVVEDVADLWALERGGAFKGRYHVLGGTLSALDAIGPEELRIPQLIARIRAEAVTEVILALNATVEGQTTAHYIAEALEGTGVRVTSLAQGVPIGGELDYLDDGTISAALRARRAL, from the coding sequence ATGAGCGGCCCCCGCGACGAGATCGAGGCGCTGATCGCGCAGATGGCGCGACTGCCGGGGCTTGGCCCCCGCTCTGCCCGGCGCGCGGTGCTGCATCTTCTGCGCAAGCGCGAGGGGCAGATGGCGCCCCTTGCGGCGGCGCTGTCGCGGGTGGCCGAAACCGCCCGCGATTGCCCGATCTGCGGCAATATCGCGATGGGCGCCAGCTGCGAGATCTGCGACAGCCCCGCCCGCGCCATCGGCGAAATCTGCGTCGTCGAGGATGTCGCCGATCTTTGGGCGCTGGAACGCGGCGGCGCCTTCAAGGGCCGCTACCACGTTCTGGGCGGCACTTTGTCCGCGCTTGATGCCATCGGCCCCGAGGAATTGCGCATCCCGCAGCTGATCGCCCGCATCCGCGCCGAGGCGGTCACCGAGGTGATCCTGGCGCTGAATGCCACGGTCGAGGGGCAGACGACGGCGCATTACATCGCCGAGGCGCTGGAGGGCACGGGGGTGCGCGTGACCTCGCTGGCGCAGGGCGTGCCGATCGGCGGCGAACTCGACTATCTCGATGACGGCACGATCTCGGCGGCGCTGCGGGCGCGGCGGGCGCTGTGA
- a CDS encoding TfoX/Sxy family protein yields the protein MGTRTETVAFFLEQLDGRGVTARKMFGEYGIYAGGRMVALICDDTLFVRPIPEAAAYLGTPVEGLPYPGAKPHFRIEPDLWEQADWLWGLIALMARSLPEPQPKTRKPAKPKGNG from the coding sequence ATGGGCACCCGCACCGAAACCGTCGCCTTCTTTCTGGAACAGCTTGACGGGCGCGGGGTCACGGCGCGCAAGATGTTTGGCGAATACGGCATCTATGCGGGCGGCAGGATGGTGGCGCTGATCTGCGACGACACCCTTTTCGTGCGCCCGATCCCCGAGGCGGCCGCCTATCTGGGCACCCCGGTCGAGGGCCTGCCCTACCCCGGCGCGAAACCGCATTTCCGCATCGAACCCGACCTTTGGGAACAGGCCGACTGGCTTTGGGGCCTGATCGCGCTGATGGCGCGCAGCCTGCCCGAGCCGCAGCCCAAGACGCGTAAACCCGCCAAACCAAAGGGAAATGGTTAA